AGCGTATTGCGCTGCGGTTCCCGGAGGTCGGGGGAGTCTTCATCCAGATGGAAGACGAACTCGCCTCGTCCATCGCGATCGCGGGCGCGGTCTGGGGCGGCAAGCGCGCCATGACCGTGACGTCGGGCCCGGGCTTCTCGCTGATGATGGAGCACCTGGGCTTCGCGGTCATGACCGAGACACCGTGCGTCTTCGTCAACGTGCAGCGTGGCGGCCCGTCCACCGGCCTGCCGACCCTGCCGGCGCAGGCGGACATGATGCAGGCGCGTTGGGGATCGCACGGCGACTACGAGATCATTGCCGTGTCGCCCAACTCGCCGCAGGAGTGCTTCGACCTCACGATCAAGGCGTTCAATCTCGCCGAGCAGTACCGCACGCCGGCGCTCGTCATGATGGACGAGTGCGTCGGCCACATGATGGAGCGCGTCGTCATTCCGAAGCCGGAGGAGATCGAGATCTACCCGCGCCGGTGGACCAACGCGCCCCTCGACGAATACCTGCCGTTCGCGCCCGAACAGGACATGGTGCCGGCGATGGCCCGGGCGGGACAGGGCTACCGCTTCCACATGACCGGACTGACGCACAACGAGAAGGGCTATCCCGACATGACCGTGGCCGGCCAGGCTCGGCTGCTCGGGCGGCTCGTCGACAAGATCAAGAAGAACGCCCTGGCCCTGACCGACGTCGTGGCCGACCAGGTGGAGGGCGCCGAAGCGGTCGTC
This region of Vicinamibacterales bacterium genomic DNA includes:
- a CDS encoding 2-oxoacid:acceptor oxidoreductase subunit alpha, whose amino-acid sequence is MHADPAGVLTGAHFIDGDHACCEGALAAECRFVAGYPITPSTEVVERIALRFPEVGGVFIQMEDELASSIAIAGAVWGGKRAMTVTSGPGFSLMMEHLGFAVMTETPCVFVNVQRGGPSTGLPTLPAQADMMQARWGSHGDYEIIAVSPNSPQECFDLTIKAFNLAEQYRTPALVMMDECVGHMMERVVIPKPEEIEIYPRRWTNAPLDEYLPFAPEQDMVPAMARAGQGYRFHMTGLTHNEKGYPDMTVAGQARLLGRLVDKIKKNALALTDVVADQVEGAEAVVISYGITSRVAQKAVMAMRAKGRRIGSLRLRTVWPFPEHVIRDLAKTVKALVVPELNLGQMVREVERCAQGTRVVSVPHAGGTVHDPAVIVQAITEALR